The bacterium genome includes a region encoding these proteins:
- the rpsM gene encoding 30S ribosomal protein S13, with the protein MARIAGVDLPRDKKIFVALTYIYGIGFSTAKKILEATGISPDKKTKDLTPEEVAKLRDEVSKYKVEGALRAEVQRNIKRLIDIGCYRGLRHLAGLPVRGQRTRCNARTRKGPRGNMFRKKKTAGK; encoded by the coding sequence ATGGCGAGGATTGCTGGTGTTGACTTACCAAGAGACAAAAAGATTTTTGTGGCCTTGACTTATATTTACGGTATAGGCTTCTCGACCGCCAAGAAGATTCTTGAGGCCACGGGTATTTCACCAGACAAGAAGACAAAGGATCTTACACCGGAAGAAGTTGCCAAACTCAGAGATGAGGTTTCTAAATACAAGGTTGAGGGAGCGCTGAGAGCAGAAGTACAGAGAAACATTAAAAGATTAATCGATATTGGTTGTTATAGGGGGTTAAGGCACCTTGCCGGCTTACCGGTTAGGGGACAGAGAACCCGTTGCAACGCAAGAACTCGTAAGGGTCCGAGAGGTAATATGTTCAGGAAAAAGAAGACAGCTGGTAAGTAA
- the rpsK gene encoding 30S ribosomal protein S11, protein MAAPKRTRESQAQRKKRKARIVEPVGIAHVYSTFNNTIVTITDLKGNTITWASGGTVGFSGTRKGTPFAAGAAAQKAAKEAKDLGLQKVEVWVKGPGPGRETAIRAIQSAGLEVIGIKDVTPIPHNGCRPPKRRRV, encoded by the coding sequence ATGGCAGCGCCTAAGAGAACAAGAGAATCGCAGGCACAGAGAAAAAAGAGGAAAGCGAGAATAGTTGAGCCTGTTGGAATTGCTCACGTTTATTCTACTTTTAATAATACAATTGTAACGATAACCGACTTGAAGGGTAATACAATTACCTGGGCAAGTGGCGGAACCGTTGGCTTTTCTGGGACCAGAAAAGGAACACCCTTCGCTGCTGGTGCAGCTGCCCAGAAGGCCGCAAAAGAGGCAAAGGATTTGGGCCTTCAGAAAGTTGAAGTCTGGGTTAAAGGGCCGGGACCGGGTAGAGAAACGGCCATAAGGGCAATTCAATCAGCAGGCCTTGAAGTAATCGGTATTAAGGATGTGACTCCAATACCTCACAATGGATGCAGGCCACCTAAGAGAAGGAGGGTTTAA
- the rpsD gene encoding 30S ribosomal protein S4 has translation MARYTGPKCRLCRREGIKLFLRGDRCKTNKCALERRKSVPGAPPGAARKKLSIYGMQLREKQKVKRIYGVLEAQFRRYFEMARKMPGNTGENLLSLLERRLDNVCYLLGFAKSRNQARQLVKHGHILVNGNKVDIPSYLVSVNDIIEVREKSRNIPFVVESLEERKAFDVPTWLELDREHFRGRVVRMPERSDVTFPINETLIVELYSK, from the coding sequence ATGGCACGTTACACTGGGCCAAAATGTAGGTTATGTAGGAGAGAAGGTATCAAATTATTTTTGAGAGGTGATCGTTGCAAAACTAACAAGTGTGCTCTTGAGAGAAGGAAGTCTGTTCCCGGGGCTCCACCTGGCGCGGCTCGGAAAAAGTTATCGATTTACGGAATGCAGTTAAGAGAAAAGCAGAAGGTGAAAAGGATTTACGGCGTTTTGGAGGCACAGTTTAGAAGGTATTTTGAAATGGCGAGGAAGATGCCCGGTAATACGGGTGAAAATCTTCTTAGCTTACTGGAAAGAAGACTTGATAACGTTTGTTATTTGTTAGGTTTTGCTAAATCGAGAAACCAAGCCAGGCAGCTTGTGAAACACGGTCACATACTGGTTAACGGTAATAAAGTTGATATCCCTTCCTATCTTGTTAGTGTGAATGATATTATTGAGGTTAGAGAGAAATCCAGAAATATTCCTTTTGTTGTAGAAAGCCTTGAGGAAAGAAAGGCCTTTGATGTACCAACGTGGCTGGAATTAGACAGAGAGCACTTCAGGGGAAGAGTCGTAAGAATGCCCGAAAGAAGCGATGTAACATTCCCGATCAATGAAACATTGATTGTGGAGCTTTATTCTAAGTGA